The Desulfovibrio sp. G11 region GTGCCATACAGCCAACGGCGTTGATCCGTATTGCTGGACTTGCCACATCATTCCCCAGGGGAGCAAGTAATGAACAAGAGCAGAAGAAGCTTTCTGAAAGTGGCGGGCTTTTCGGCCTTTGCCCTTACCAGCGGCATGGCTGCCCTGTCTGGCGTGGCCCAGGCGCAGATTGCCCCCGGCAAGTATGAACGCGCGGCCAACGCCCTGCACGCCAAGCGCTGGGGCATGGTTATCGATACGCGCCAGTTCAAGGGACCTGAAGACTACAAGCCCCTGATCGAGGCGTGCCACAGCTACCACAACGTGCCGCACATTCCTGATAATCAGGACATCAAGTGGTTCTGGCTGGACAGCTACGCCCATGTCTTCCCTGACGACATGAACGCGCACCTGAACACGCACACCCGCGAATCCATGTACCCGCTTTTGTGCAACCACTGCACCAATCCGCCCTGCGTACGCGTGTGCCCCACTCAGGCCACCTACAAAATGGACGACGGCATTGTTGCCATGGATTACCACCGCTGCATCGGCTGCCGGTTCTGCATGGCGGGCTGTCCCTACGGCGCACGCTCGTTCAACTTCAAGGACCCGCGCAAGTTCCTGGCGGACCCTGTGCCCAATCCCGAGTATCCCACGCGCATGATAGGCGTGGTCGAAAAATGTACCTTCTGCGCCGAGCGCCTGGCCGTGGGCCAGATGCCCGCCTGCGTTGAAGCAGCCAATGGCAAAATTCTTTTCGGCGACCTGGAAGACCCCAACTCAACGGTGCGTCAGGCTTTGGCCACCAACTACAGTATTCGCCGCAAGCCCAGCCTGGGCACCCAGCCCGGCGTTTACTACCTCATTTAGGGAGAACAGGCCATGCTTGAAAAATTGCTCGACGGTCCCAAGACCTTCTACATGTGGCTGCTCTTTCTGCTCGTCGTCATCGCGGGTTGCGGCCTTGTGTATCTGGATCAGTTGTACAACGGTCTCTCCGTCACCGGCCTGAGCCGCGACGTTTCGTGGGGACTGTATATTTCGCAATTCACCTATTTCGTGGGTGTGGCGGCCTCAGCTGTCATGCTGGTGCTGCCCACCTACTTCCATCACTACAAAAAGTTCAAGCGCATGATCATTTTCGGCGAATTCATGGCCGTAGCGGCCGTGGTCATGTGCGCGCTGTTCATCGTGGTGGACCTGGGCCAGCCCCAGCGCATGCTTAACGTCATGCTCCACCCCTCGCCCAATTCTGTCATGTTCTACGACATGATGGTGCTCATCGGCTATCTTGGCCTCAACATCATCATCGGATGGGTCACCCTTGAAGCCGAAAGGCACGAAATTGACCCGCCCAAATGGATCAAGCCCCTTATTTACCTGTCCATCCTGTGGGCTTTCTCCATTCACACGGTCACGGCCTTCCTGTACGCAGGCATCCCCGGCCGCCATTACTGGCTCACCGCCATCATGGCCGCCCGCTTCCTGTCGTCGGCGTTCTGTTCCGGTCCCGCCATCCTGCTCCTGCTCATGATGGTGCTGCGCCGCCTGACCAGCTTCGATCCCGGCAAGGAAGCCGTAAAAACCCTGACCACCATCATCGTTTATGCCATGTGCATCAACGTATTCTTCTACCTGCTGGAAATCTTCACCGCTTTCTACAGCGGCATTCCCGGGCATGAAGAACCCATCCACTTCCTCTTCTTCGGTCATGGCGGACACCTGACCTGGGTGAGCTACTGGATGTGGGGCGCCGTAATCATGGCCTTCGCCTCGCTGGCCCTGCTTATTCCGCCCAAACTGCGCGAAAATGCCAACGTGCTGCCCATCGCGCTTATCATGCTGGTGCTGGCCTCGTGGATCGACAAGGGCCTCGGCCTGCTGGTCGCGGGCTTTACGCCCAACATGTTTGAAGCCTTCACCCCGTACATGCCCTCGGCCAAGGAAATTGCCGTTGCGCTTGGCGTGTACGCCATCGGTGCCCTGGTACTCTCCCTGCTGTGGAAGATTGCCCTCGGCGTCAAGATGGAAGTAAACCAGATGCACGACTAGAGCGTTGCATGACGCGGACGTCTATTCCGTCCGCACGGAACCGGTAAACATTTTTAATGCCAGCCTGTTCCAATCCCGGCCAAGGCCGGCCTGGTTTTCATAAAATAAAGCCCCCGTGCGGATATGTCCGTACGGGGGCTTTCATATATACCCACATTGTGATAAAATGCACTTATTGACTTGCATCATTGAACATATACAGACGACGCGAACAATTCTGCCGGCGCAACAGGCAAAAATGCAGCACACGCCGAAACACACAGGCTTTGTGCTGCATAACGGCAAGCACAAACAAAAAAACATTGCCGCTTGGCCCTCCCCCAAAGGGTAGCCCCGCGGCTGCACAACAAGGCGACATGCTTGACTTTCATAGGTCTCAAAAGGCATAGTGCAGGTCATTGCCGCCATTCTTTTGCAAGGAGATCAAGATGAAGCAAGCGCTCAAAGACGCCATAACCATTTGCAAAACATTTTTGCGCAACGGTTATGACGCTCATGTCATCAACGCCCCCTTGCAGGAACATCTGCTCGAAAGGGCCGGTCAGTTGGCTGTAGATATTGCCTGCGAACCGGATATGGACACGCTGTTCAAACTTTTCCCCAAGGCACAGGCCGCGCCTGAAAAACGCGCTCTGGCCATTATGGAAGAAAACGGCGTCACCTACCGTTTTTATCCCCTTGAAGTGGCCGCGGCGGGGCATCCCGAGCTTTCGCTGATCAAGATCACCCCCACCATGATTGACCTCATGAGCCATGAAGAGCGCCTCAAGCTGCGCCTTACGGGCTTCAGTACCCCCGAATACACGGGCGATGTATACGATGGCTTTGAGGATATCAAAAGCGGGGCCATCTGCCTGACCGGCCTGCCCGATGAAACCCTGCGGCACGACTACCTGCTGGCCGTGCGTGCGCTGCGCTTTGCCGCCAACTTTGACCTGCCCATCGAACCCAATACCTGGCTCGCCATTGTGCGCGCCTCGAGCCGTGTGCTGGACTACGTCCCCGCCACGGACATTATGGACGAATGGCGCAAGGTTGCTGCCGAAAACATGTACCGCTTTGTGCGCCTGCTGTTTGACGCCCACATTCTTCAGGGCCTTATCCCCGAAGTGGCGGCCCTTTCCTGCCTGACCCAGATGCGCAATAAAGAAGGCGACACCGAAAATGTTTTCGAGCATACCCTTGAGTGCATGAAGTGTTACCCCGAAGAAGACTTCCATTACGACTGGCTCGGAACCATGGCCATGCTTTTCCATGATGTGGGCAAGCTGTACACCGGTGAATACTATGACGGCCAGTGGACCTACTACCAGCACCACCGCGTGGGGGCCAAGGTCACACGCAAGATTCTGCGGCGACTGCACTTCGCCCAGGAAGATATCGACCTGCTCTGCCACCTGGTGCGCAACCACATGCGCTTCCATTTCATGATGACCGACCGCGGTATTCGCCGGTTCAAGGCGCTGGACGACTACCCCCGCCTTATTGCCATGGCCCGGGCCGACCTCAAGGCGCGTGACGGCATTCCCACGTCGTTCAACCACAATATGAAGTATCTGGACCGCGCCGAAACACCGGAACAGATGCTGGAACCCCTGCTTAACGGTAATGAAATCATGAGCGAAACCAAGCTTTCGCCCGGTCCGCAGGTGGGGATTATCCGCGATGCACTGCTCAAGGCCCAGATTGCCGGGGAAGTGACGGACCTGGAATCGGCCGTGAGTTTTGTGCGGGAGTATGCGAGAAAATCTGTGGGTTAACTGGCGGGAGTAGTCGCAGTTAGTGCAGGTTACTGTTGAGGCCGGCCCTGAAATATGGGGCGGCCTTTTTTATTTACTTTTTGGTGTCTGCTCACGAGGGCAGGCGACAACAACTCTTGTTTGCCGCTATATTTTGCTTTTCCACCAGATTGATTTGGATGCGGCCGGCGGGTACGGAGACTTTCCCTTGTCCTTTATTTGGGCCGCCTGCGCGGCGGGCGGCAGAAGGCGTACCAAACGGAATCAAAACGCAAACCCTCAGACCGTAAACATACCCCCATCGCAAACAGCCCTGCCCTTTATCCTCCACCTTCCACTCGTCGCAGGTTCTCCCTCAACAAATCCCCTTGTGCTCTCCGGCGCCTCCCGGTAAACAGATGTCCGGGCCGTTTGCGCAGGGCGCGGCCGCAACCGTAACACAGGATGAACAGTCCGGCAGGACCATGACAAATCTTCTCAATCTCACACTTCCCGAACTGGAAGCCTGGACGCAGTCAGAACTGGGCGAACCCAAATTTCGCGCCATGCAACTGTGGCAGTGGATATGGCAGCGCATGGCGCGCGATTTCGACACCATGACCAACATATCCCGCCCCTGCCGCGAGCTTCTGGCCGCCAAGGCCTGTATCGTCTGGCCGGAAGTCAGTGCTGTGGAAGAAAGCCGGGACGGCACCACAAAATTTCTGCTGCGCCTTGAAGACGGCGCGCAAATTGAGACCGTGCTTATCCCTTCTGATTCGCGCGAAGGCGTGCGCCGCTGGACGCAATGCCTCTCCTGCCAGGTGGGGTGCACCATGGGCTGCACCTTCTGCTCCACAGGACAAATGGGCTTTGAGCGCAACATGACCATGGGAGAAATCCTCGGCCAGATTCTGGTGGCCCGGGAACATCTGGGCGATACCCGCCTGCACTGGCCCATACTGCGCAACCTTGTTTTCATGGGTATGGGTGAACCCCTGCTGAACCTGAAAGAAGTCATGCGCTCACTCGAAAGCCTCAATAACGACAAGGGACTGGGATTTTCGCCCCGCCGCATCACGGTTTCCACCTGCGGCATTGAAAAGGGCCTGAAAGAGCTGGGCGAATCCGGGCTGGCCTTTCTGGCCGTATCGCTGCACGCCCCCAACCAGGCGGTGCGCGAGCGCATTATGCCCAAGGCCGCCCGCTGGCGACTGAATGATCTCATGGCAGCACTCAAGTCCTATCCACTCAAAACGCGCGAACACATCACTTTTGAATACCTGATGCTCGGCGGTGTCAACGACAGTCTGGAACACGCCAGAGAACTGGCCCCCCTGGTCAGTGCGGTCAAGGGCAAGCTGAACATCATCGTGTACAACGCTGCAGAAGGCTCCCCTTACCAGGCGCCCAGTGAAGAACGCATACTGGCGTTTGAAAAATACCTCTGGAGCAAAGATATCACTGCCATTATCCGCAAAAGCAAAGGGCAGGACATCAAGGCGGCCTGCGGCCAGCTCAAGGCTGCCCGGCAGAAGGATACAGCCGCGGCGGACGCTGATCCGAAAAATTGCGAATAAAAAGCGTGCCCGCCCCGGACTGCGCAACGGACACGCGCACAACTCTGCGCAGGCCTGGGGCGGTTTTTCCTGCTGACAAAAAAACGGCCCGGCCTTATACAGGCCGGGCCGCTGCATTTATATCCTATGCCTGTTTTTCGCTTGACCGCATCAGCCCTTGAGGACTTGCCTGCCAAGCTCAAGCGCCTTCAGGTTCACCTCCTGAAGTTTCGGGGGCAGGAATTTTTTGATGGCCGCCTCCAGCGCGTCCACACCAAAGGGCAGCACGCCGGAAGCGCATACCGCGCTCAAGAGCACGGTATTGCCGCTCTGCACAGAGCCTGCCTGCCTGCCCAGTTCACGGCAGGGAA contains the following coding sequences:
- the dsrO gene encoding sulfate reduction electron transfer complex DsrMKJOP subunit DsrO produces the protein MNKSRRSFLKVAGFSAFALTSGMAALSGVAQAQIAPGKYERAANALHAKRWGMVIDTRQFKGPEDYKPLIEACHSYHNVPHIPDNQDIKWFWLDSYAHVFPDDMNAHLNTHTRESMYPLLCNHCTNPPCVRVCPTQATYKMDDGIVAMDYHRCIGCRFCMAGCPYGARSFNFKDPRKFLADPVPNPEYPTRMIGVVEKCTFCAERLAVGQMPACVEAANGKILFGDLEDPNSTVRQALATNYSIRRKPSLGTQPGVYYLI
- the dsrP gene encoding sulfate reduction electron transfer complex DsrMKJOP subunit DsrP, producing the protein MLEKLLDGPKTFYMWLLFLLVVIAGCGLVYLDQLYNGLSVTGLSRDVSWGLYISQFTYFVGVAASAVMLVLPTYFHHYKKFKRMIIFGEFMAVAAVVMCALFIVVDLGQPQRMLNVMLHPSPNSVMFYDMMVLIGYLGLNIIIGWVTLEAERHEIDPPKWIKPLIYLSILWAFSIHTVTAFLYAGIPGRHYWLTAIMAARFLSSAFCSGPAILLLLMMVLRRLTSFDPGKEAVKTLTTIIVYAMCINVFFYLLEIFTAFYSGIPGHEEPIHFLFFGHGGHLTWVSYWMWGAVIMAFASLALLIPPKLRENANVLPIALIMLVLASWIDKGLGLLVAGFTPNMFEAFTPYMPSAKEIAVALGVYAIGALVLSLLWKIALGVKMEVNQMHD
- a CDS encoding HD domain-containing protein, which translates into the protein MKQALKDAITICKTFLRNGYDAHVINAPLQEHLLERAGQLAVDIACEPDMDTLFKLFPKAQAAPEKRALAIMEENGVTYRFYPLEVAAAGHPELSLIKITPTMIDLMSHEERLKLRLTGFSTPEYTGDVYDGFEDIKSGAICLTGLPDETLRHDYLLAVRALRFAANFDLPIEPNTWLAIVRASSRVLDYVPATDIMDEWRKVAAENMYRFVRLLFDAHILQGLIPEVAALSCLTQMRNKEGDTENVFEHTLECMKCYPEEDFHYDWLGTMAMLFHDVGKLYTGEYYDGQWTYYQHHRVGAKVTRKILRRLHFAQEDIDLLCHLVRNHMRFHFMMTDRGIRRFKALDDYPRLIAMARADLKARDGIPTSFNHNMKYLDRAETPEQMLEPLLNGNEIMSETKLSPGPQVGIIRDALLKAQIAGEVTDLESAVSFVREYARKSVG
- the rlmN gene encoding 23S rRNA (adenine(2503)-C(2))-methyltransferase RlmN encodes the protein MTNLLNLTLPELEAWTQSELGEPKFRAMQLWQWIWQRMARDFDTMTNISRPCRELLAAKACIVWPEVSAVEESRDGTTKFLLRLEDGAQIETVLIPSDSREGVRRWTQCLSCQVGCTMGCTFCSTGQMGFERNMTMGEILGQILVAREHLGDTRLHWPILRNLVFMGMGEPLLNLKEVMRSLESLNNDKGLGFSPRRITVSTCGIEKGLKELGESGLAFLAVSLHAPNQAVRERIMPKAARWRLNDLMAALKSYPLKTREHITFEYLMLGGVNDSLEHARELAPLVSAVKGKLNIIVYNAAEGSPYQAPSEERILAFEKYLWSKDITAIIRKSKGQDIKAACGQLKAARQKDTAAADADPKNCE